atagacgtagcaatcccaagcgacagcaacatcaggaagaaggGACACGAGAAGATCGAAAAATACCAagaagaggagctagaaaagatgtggggagtgaaggcaacagtggtgccagtggtaatgggagcactgggggctgtgacccacaaactgggagagtggctccagcagattccaggtacaacatctgaggtctctgtccagaaggGTCCAGGGGTGagaaggggattttttttgtatatatataattccccttctcacccccctccccctccctcttcctcaagctcgggtcctctaccagaggccttggagtttgagggttctgcgcagtatcttagctgttcctatGACTGAGCTCTTCTTGCTCTTTAGTAATTTGCATTCTCgatttaataattaaatgtaatttttaaaattttaattgaaTATTGTCTATTTTAAATTGAATGCTGTCTCTTTTTAattgaatattgtttttgtctgttatgTCATGTGTCGTGGCACATGGACCCACGTGAGAAACACCTTTTCATTCTGCCAAGTGTATAAGATACATCAGGATCAAATGCCAAATAAAGCAAACATGAATGGATGTGGTTTTACCCCTCCAGGACTCCATAGTTTGTAGCTTTGATAGGTTCAGTgtgaaaaagaggaaactgaCAGTTCACAATAACAAAGCAATTTattgaataaattaaaagtCAATATAATGCTCTCTGATGATTCCCACGATGCAACACAGTTCTACCCACAATCCTCTGGACGTCTATGACACAGTCAGATCCcactcttcatcttcatcctcatcagGAGGACAGTCAGTCCAGCTCAGCTTGTTTACCTGCACAGATGGTAACTGATCGTTAACTGGATGAAGCTGACAGTTGCACAGAACAGGTGGGGACAGGTGAGGATGGGTGGGGACAGGTTGGGACAGGTGAGGATGGGTGGGGACAGGTGGGGACAGGTGAGGATGGGTGGGGACAGGTTGGGACAGGTGAGGATGGGTGGGGACGGGTTGGGACAGGTGAGGATGGGTGGAGACAGGTGGGGACAGGTGAGGATGGGTGGGGACAGGTTGGGACAGGTGAGGATGGGTGGGGACGGGTTGGGACAGGTGAGGATGGGTGGAGACAGGTTGGGACAGGTGAGGACAGTTGGGGACAGGTGAGGACGGGTGGGGACAGGTGAGGGCAagtggagacaggtgagagCAGTTGGGACAGGTGAGGACAGTTGGGGACAGGTGAGGACGGGTGGGGACAGGTGAGGGCAGGTGGAGACAGGTGAGAGCAGTTGGGACAGGTGAGGACGGGTGGGGACAGGTGAGGACGGATGGAGACAGGTGAGAGCAGTTGGGACAGGTGAGGACGGTGGAGACAGGTGAGGATGGGTGGGGACGGGTTgggacaggtgaggacaggtggggacaggtgaggacaggtggAGACAGGTGAGAGCAGTTGGGACAGGTGGGGACAGGTGAGGATGGGTGGGGACAGGTTGGGACAGGTGAGGATGGGTGGGGACGGGTTgggacaggtgaggacaggtgaGGGCAGGTGGAGACAGGTGAGGACAGTTGGGACAGGTGAGGACAGTTGGGGACAGGTGGAGACAGGTGAGAGCAGTTGGGACAGGTGAGGACAGTTGGGGACAGGTGAGGACGGGTGGAGACAGGTGAGGACAGTTGGGGACAGGTGAGGACAGTTGGGGACAGGTGAGGATGGGTGGAGACAGGTGAGAGCAGTTGGGACAGGTGAGGACAGTTGgggacaggtgaggacagatgGAGACAGGTGAGGACGGGTGGAGACAGGTGAGGACAGTTGGGGACAGGTGAGGACGGGTGGAGACAGGTGGGGACAGGTGAGGACGGGTGGAGACAGGTGAGGACGGGTGGGGACAGGTGAGGACAGTTGGGGACAGGTGGGGACGGATGGAGACAGGTGAGGACGGATGGGGACAGGTGAGGACAGTTGGGGACAGGTGGGGACGGATGGAGACAGGTGAGGACGGGTGGGGACAGGTGGGGATGGGTGAGAACAGGTGAGTTTACCTGCAGGACTCCTTCAGTCTGCTCAGGTAAGAACTGATCTGAGGTCTGTTTCACCTCCACCATCACTTTACCATcacctgcagagacagacaggtcaacATAAGTCACACCTGATGAAGAATATTGATCTGCTGCATCAGTACATGAGAAGTGCAGTTACAGTAGTATTAGCTACAGTAGTTACAACAGTTACAGTAGTATTAGCtacagtagttacagtagtgttAGAtacagtagttacagtagtgttAGCTACAGTAGTTACAACAGTTACAGTAGTATTagctacagtaattacagtagtGTTAGTTACTATAGTTACAGTAGTGTTAGATACAGCAGTACCTAGTAGTATGAGCAGTACTGTAGTGAAGGCCTGAACCAGAGCTTTCTCTCTCACGAGCCTCTGCAGTTTACATCGTTTCTGTATGAGGACATCTGGACCTGAAAACACAGAGATTAAACACATTCAgatgtttagttgtttttatcAGATTCTCACTGTCTGTATCAGCTGTATCCATGCAAGTAGCTCCCAGTCTGagaagtgaagccaatgcagaagtgccttaaacctgcgtTCTCTGTAATGGCCAGCAGGtggcgactccactggctgcaaaaagaagtctgattgtcctccatgaaggcaaaagttagacacagagttccacaaggttccgtacttggaccaatactattcaccttatacaGTACTGGTGCAAAActtttaggcaccctagatgtttagattcttatccattatgcaataccatcagggagacgtctgatcggtcccaaaaGTATTCATGACATGGCAATGACCCTAAACATACggctagagtcataaagaactattttcagcaataagaagaatgatgagtcctgcaacagatggtttggcccccagagagccctgatctcaacatcatggagtcaatctgggattacatgatGAAGCACCTGAGacggcctaaataataaatgcaCAGAAGAagattctttctccaggatggttacaacaacctgcCTGCAAGTTACTATGAAACACTGTTaaagtgaaccgaggagaactgctgctgttttagaggcaaagctgctcacagcaaatttATTGCTGATTTACTTTTTGATTTactttgtttctgctgtttactcaactttgtaagaggttaattaataaattaaaaccatttatagcaatatttttgtaagcattctcactttacatttagtgcctaaaacttttgcacagtgctgtatatgcttcctttaggtaatactattagaaaacactccataaattttcattgttatgcagatgatacccaattatatttatcaataaagcaagatgaaaccaatcagttaactaaactccaagcatgccttaaagTGGCAATCTCGACAATCTCCAGagattttaatttacataaatgtctgttaagtcactatctatCACCGAATGAAGTGACACAATGGTGATTAAGCCTGTGGCCCACTGATGAAAGCCCTTGCATTTGCAGTGTTATCAAagagcagtgtttcccctagaatTTTTTTCAGGCCTGGTGGTACACACTGCAAAAAACCCGAAAGGGACGTTGCTGGTGGGATGGCATATTTGCACGGTTGGATTCAGTCAGGTGGCGCAGCAGGCAGTCtgcaatttatattttcattcaaatatttgCTCAGTATATTCAAGACTTAAAACACAGTGGTCACAAGGAGAGGATGATATTTTTGCTTGACTCCagagttttggagaaaaacattaatgtatttgtttgtcCGTCATCCGTGTTggagctttttctcttttaaggTGTTGCCATGCTCATGTTCGCTAACCTGCATCCCACGCTCTCGCTCTGCAGTAATTTAAAGGGACTCTGACTTTGGCCTCAtgggggttctcgttggcccGGTGGCCCACCAGACCTCTgctattataggggaaacactgaaggaGTGTGATTATTACAAACCGGGTGTAAGTGGCGACTTTCCTGCCATGCATTCTGTACTACAAGTGGCCAAGACAAACTCCACCCTAACCTACCTCtaaaattctttaaaaagttaatttcagaTTGGCATTTACCTAACACATGAAACATGGTTGCACTCAATGTGACACTATGTGAGTTGAGCTGCAGCTCAACTTTTGTGCATGGTACAAACTAACACCTTTGAGATAGTTGAAACAGCAGAAAGCCTGTGGCCTGTGAAGTGAGCTGAGGTTTCCTGCAGCTGGCCAACACCTCTATATTCTTAACCTTTAGTCATTAAGACATGGAAAATGGAGAAATAGCTTATATATTAGAGTTCTATGAATTGTGATGTATGACATAAGCAAAGACATTTCCAatagtttgttgttgttctagTTGTTAACCATATATGATTTTTGAGATGTAAGAGACAGCAAGACAAATGACATAAAAGAGAGACCAAACAGGTCTTGGGGCCGCCTTTTGGCCTATCTTTAATCCTAGAGAgggtatttttcctttttataacCTTTGCATTTaccttttacattttacttttcatattACTCATACTATTGTAAAACctaaataaaactggtttgtacTTTTAAACACTCCAATCAGAATTCCTGGTTTTTGCTCAACTCTGAGATATTCTGATTTAGCCCTTTAAGGTAAGACAGACACTTCCTCTGAGATAAACTGACAGTACAAGTCAAATTTGTTTTTGCTTAAAGAGGAcgtattatgctcatttcagctctaaatttttatttttggactccactagagtagcttagcatgattcacagttcaaaaaactccttattgatcttaTACTGGtgctttatgcagcccctcaatatacagtttctcttacactctgttttagctcgtgtctctttaaggcccgcctcctgatgagcccactctgttctgattggtcagctttacgtatcagagttgtgtaactttactgtcaatgcaaaccaaacatttcctgctttactgcttcaaattaaaagcttttaagtgactaaataacaggagacttttatcaTGAAGAATCtacaggaagtaaaaatatgtcctcactgaattagcggaGCTTTGTTAGTGGCGCTAAAAACCGGTCGAAACAACAACAtgtggagatatttggagctgtttgttgagcggatcagttagaaacaacgcagggaggaagagtacaagcagaaacagccacagtgatgatgatgtttgatgaagagctgcagacaaccagcacacctccaacaggtaaactacttattttactttgctgtgctgtgtaatggtgTTGTGGCTCGGGCAACTGGCGGTGAGCGAACTGACGCCAGCTCgagctgaaagtagaaaaaaccgttGGAAACGTAGCGttcagagcagagctgctgctttctgctcacagggattactgctacatatgtttacctcattatttgacacagcaaccacttttaacatgaacatccgacattgtgacggatgtatatatgtctgaaaataaggaaaagcataaaaCGTCCCCTTTGAAGATCAGAGATATGAAATTTCTACTTAAGTAGTAGAAGTGCTTTTTCATGcgggacttttacttgtaatggagtatttttaaatgactgtattggtactttcattgcagtaaaggatctgagtacttcttctacctGTACAGGTGAAGCTGTCCTCCACCACAGCGGCTCCTCTGGTCGTCTGTCTGTGATGAgggaagcagagctgcagcagacagcCGAACCTCAGCCTCCGTCTGACCCCGccatcctcctctccctccttctcctcttcttcatcgTTGGTAAGCTCCTTCAGCTGAGGATGATAGACAGGAAGTCACCTGCTGACACACTAACTCAGCTGCGTTCtcactgatgatgtgtgtgtttctcactgtgatgatgtcagaggtcCATCCGGTGAATCCCAGGCAGTGATTGGCCAGTTCCAGGCAGCGGGCGTGGCTCAGCGGCCTGCTGCcatcagacaggaagtgaggcGTCTGTTTGGAGCTCAGcctcacctgaacacacacacaggtgatcAGCAATAGCAAAAGCACTGTGAGCTGATcagtacagaaacacacagaatattCATTCATCAATAAATTATCaactttaaagaaaagaaaataattattttatcatcagTTCATCTCATTAttcttttctcaattaattaatcatttagtttgTAAAATTTACTTTATTTGCTATTTATAGGatcagtagaagaagaagaccaTGCGCTGGAAGCTGTGTGAGGTGAGGACCTTGAGTGGAGAGCTCTGGAAGAGTGAGCGTCCGTCAGTCTGCCGTTGAGCCTTTGAGGCCTGAGCAGCAGAGTAGAACTTGATGAGAGCGTAGAATCCAGCGGGGCTCAGAGGAGCGTTGGGACAAACCTTCACCAGGTATAGAGGACCAAAGGAGGAGAAGACGCTATGCAGGCTgttctgaagaagaagaagacaacaactgaaaaatgcttttttctgAACGGAGTCTGGTACGATGTCGTCTCAGGTAGACTTACATAGATatcagcctgtgtgtgtgacggCTGGATGTCCCACACAAACagagttttattgttttccacAGGAACCTGGAACTCCAGGATGTCCACCTGCACCTCCATCACACCTGCAGAGGACCACCGTTACtatagttttgtattttcatcagtttttatttttattttgttttaaagttttgttttcagttcagtttagtgtcgGTTAGATTCCAGAGTGGGTTTGCTggtttcagtttagtttttattgtttaaaaagtttaattttaaatttagctttggtttaatttttattagttttagttttgtatTACAGTGGGGGGGATTTGTTAGGGGCAAGGTTTAAGATAGGTATTAAACTACAAAGAACACTGTGTGAAGGTAATTGACTCACACTCATGTAGACATCCCAGTCTTTCCAGTCTTCCCAGTAAACTCCTCATATTTGTGTTGACAAAGACTAAAACTAaagatattttctgtttatttctattttattttagttagtTTTGTAAGTACAATAGTGTTTCAGTTAACTAAAGTGTTTTTAGCTTTTAGTTTAACTATAATAACCTcgcagaggacagacagactctccGTTATCTTCTCTGCTGAACCTGAACAACATGTCCCTCTAAAATCTGCTAATTTAATCATTTCTTCCTTTGCCAGCTGAGATTAACTCATTGCAGAACATAATTTGAAACGTTTTGCTATTTGAGAAGAACCAGTGAATGTTTCGGCTTACAAGTGATCCGCTAATAGATAAtaattacaaataataataacgtTTTCACAAGTGATTTAAACTGACCAGCAGCCTGGGAgctttaaatgaaaacacattaacagATTAATTAACAGAACACGCtaattttattaagttttactTTGTATTTAGAAAGAAAAGTCTTGAGATAAAACTGCAGCGTTAAAACGGCGGATGTTTGAATGGAGTTTGGCTCACAGACCTGAACGCGTATTGAAGGTTGTCgccatttaaaatgaaacttacattaatattatatcataataatatattaataaccATCATCTGTTCGTTCACTGTCGGCTGTTTGAggtttttaaagattattttactCACCGAAACGTTTCCGTCTCCACCGAAAAAACGAGTTGTACCGCGCTTCCGCTGAGGGGCGGGGCCTGCCAGATTAACCAATGAGATGCAGCTGTGACTGATGACAACCCAACCGACCAATCACAGTTCTTCAACACCGAGTTCATTTCGTCTTTCTGATAAagtttttgatgtgttttatatattatttagtttttattaacTTATGAAACTattcagatgaagaaaaaaaacgaCTTTAAGcatcaaacaaactgaaaaaaatcacatttgatgtttattaggcaaaaaaactgtaaaaaaaaaacaaaaaaaaaaacaaacaacaacaacaaaaacaaacaaacaaaaaaaaaaaaacctccagcTGTTGTTGCTACTTGTtgctgctagtcatgtatctattgttgttgttgttgttgttgttgttgttgttgctgctgctgttgctctgcttctctgtattaaagttgaataaatatattaaattatattaaaatgttatgaaCAGCCATGGACACTTTGCCTATTATCAAAAATGCTCTATAACTTTCTGGACcgtctctgtttttatttacctgttgccatggtgacacgCTGTATCGGGGCTCCAGTGATGACGTACGCGCTGATTGAACGGGACTCCAGAAAGTggaacaggaaacagaaaacgAAACTGACgtcaaaataaaagctgaaCGATTACAACATGAGATATTTTACACGTTCAGAgaaacacgcacgcacacacgcacgcacgcacgcacgcacgcacgcacgcacgcacacatatttaaacactttttatttctgatcaataaagtttttgtttctgtgtttctgaataaatgttgatatcaatcaatcagagtttgtttgatTAGAATATTGATCTGTTACTGGACACCAGTTTGATTAGTGATCAGATCTGTGACTgtgaacatttacatatttaataaatactgaataaaataatcaataacaacAGCATATAGAAACCAGAGCAGATATGAGTCTCATCTGTTGTTTGAATGGAAGAATGTGAACATAATGAATTATAGAGAAAGTGTTATTTAAACCTGCCTTCTACCTTTAAACTCATGTTGTTATTACAATCAGTCAAAGCTTAAATGTCAATTAGCTGCTTCTTGAAGAACGTCCTTCCTTTGTTTCACCaacatttgttgtattttatcctgctgttgctgttgtcttGGTTTTATTAAACTGTCGGTTCTGTTTGTGCTGCGTAACATGTGATCAAGGTCTAaagacacataaacaaacaaataaacatataaatatataaatatataaagaaagaaagaaagaaggaaagaactTTCTCTGCTGTGTGGAAAGTGAGAGTTGAAACATGGCGGgaatttctgtctttctgttttctgtttcctgtctgcaaTAAAAGTCGAGAGCTGCAGCATGTCGGACACACTGAGACGCATCCTActcttcctcatcatcttcatcagacACTGAGACATACAGCTCTCCGcagcatcatcttcatcatgttGTTCATGTTCTTCGTCCTCTGCAGCGCCCTGACGCCGGCTCTCTGCTGTGATTGGCTCGATCAACGGTTTAGTCACGTGAACAACAAATGTCTGACTCACCTGAAGCTCATGGTGAGTACTGACACCAGGTCCTGGAGGAGTTTCAAGGGTCCTGGAGAAAGAGTTAAAGGTCCTGGAGGAAGGGTTAGAGGTCCTGGAGGAAGGGTTAGAGGTCCTGGAGGAAGATTTAAAGGTCCTGGAGAAAGAGTTAGAGGCCCTGGAGGAAGGGTTAGAGGTCCTGGAGGAAGATTTAAAGGTCCTGGAGAAAGAGTTAGAGGTCCTGGAGGAAGGGTTAGAGGTCCCGGAGGAAGTTTTAGAGGTCCTGGAGGAAGTTTTAGAGGTCCTGGAGAGGGTTTATATAAAATGAGAAACTTGGATGCAGTTTTTAATGGATTACCTCTTGAATGCCGCTATGCTTAGACTAATTACCTTTATAGTTTACACCTTTTCacttctaaataaataacaatacaaacttaaaaaataacaattacataaaaattacatttggtAGTTTTCTTTTCAGAAATGAAAGAAGGACTAGTTCAgaattttaaagtcaaactCACAGTAACAGTCTTAAAGCTCTGGTTCCAGCCACACGAGGGGTCAccaaagctctctctctctctctctctatatatatacatatacagttttttcattaatatattaatttgttatatcatatatattgAAAATAGTCTCTATATGTTTACAGACATAGACTAAAAGATTTGACTATATTTGTTACCATGTATGAAtataattaagaaaataaactgtatatttaaataCGGAAccatataaattatttttaatatccATACATTTGGATTCatattgaaaataatcactttCTATATATTTACATGTCGGCCAAGATGTTTACATATAATggcatttaataaaatgtagaTTGAATATGTATTGGATATGTATATTTACCCACATTGGCATATATTAAAAACTAgactttatatacatatttatatacatgaacatatgagtatatgaccctaaccctaaacatACATATAATAGACATACcgtatatttacatatatggaCAAATATTAAAAGGATTTATAGTAATTATAGATCACGTGTGTTTACATATATTGGTgtttgataaaatattaaatgcatatatattgtctttattttttgtagACATACAATCTATTAAATTACACTCTATGGATTTACGTGtattaacatatatataaaaaatatattaaagagCAGATtatgtatatttacatattatggACGTACATTAAAAATCAGCAATATATTTGTACATAACTGGGTGTATATTACGAAATACATGATATGTTTGCATATATGTAAAGATTCAGTAAAATTAAGTTgtataaatgaacaaatgaaatattttgaagtattttttgATGTTTACTTAATTTGGTGGAGTGATCAGGATGAACAGAAGATGTTGagatttcttgtttttctctgtaataTCTGAGATAAGAGCAGCTGAGTCACTGTGCTGATGTTTCAGGGCGATCCGCTGACTGAGGAGGAGAGTCCAGTTCCCTTTCCATACGATCTCTACCAAAGCACGAGGAACACACAGGTACTGTAGTACTTCTATTGCTCAAATACATTTTAGTCTTTACCAGAGGTGGAACAAGTACTAAGACCCTTCACTGCagtaaaatataacaatgtaaCAATACTCCATTAtcagtcctgcatgaaaaatcccactTAAAGCAACGACAAGGAACTTTTAtctggttatgaaacagtctgatGAAGCTTCTGATGCTTCTATATGACCTACAAAAGCAAACAAGACCATCAGTGACATGATTGGCTGTTTCTATATAGTTATTGTAAATGTCTGCCAAGTCAGACTGCCAAAAAGACATTAtgaggatgaggggaggacgtttctctttgtttgataacttTAGAAGTAAAGATAGACTTGTTGTCGGCTTCCTagaaaaaagatgagagaaaaagagagagagtggtggtgatcgagcaagctagagagtaGATGAAGAGAGCGAGAATAAAAGAGTGAATCTGAGAAATCAaaggttattttctgattgtttcacagcagttatgctgtaaaacacaaataacatccacacctccgcacaacaCTGCAGGAAGCTGCTGCAATactggatttggtgtgaatataGTCTTACGTACATACAACCTAACGTTAGCTGCATGAATGGCACAGAAACAAAGTTTCCTCTGCTTCACCATCATCATGTTACAGTTAATAATGTTACacagattattaatagtgaagcatcagtgttagagcagcatgttactgttgtagctgctggaggtggagctagtttacactactttatatacagttagctagtttagtccagtggttcccaacctaggggtcgggcccctccaaagggtcagcagataaatctgaggggtggtgagatgattaatgggagaggaaagaagaaaaaacaaagttctgatacacaaatctgttttcagtttttggactttttctctaatctttgatttttgctgaaatattggatcatttgaacatttattgaaatgaaagcatgtgagaagtttagagggaaaaatcactatttggtggagctgttaacaactcatagacatgtgaaatgtgaccccgactacacactgctttttgtaagacgtcaaaagacaaaaaggttggaaaccactggtttcatctttaacaatgtgttgtattttaaaagcttgttatattatccattgtgtcaaatcttcatctgaaaagtaactaaagctgtcaaataaatgtagtggagtagaaagtacaatatttccctctgaaatgtataaagtagcatcacatggaaatactcaagtaaagtacaagtacctcagcATTgaactgaagtacagtacttgagtaaatgtactttgttactttccTCCTGCTCTTTAGTGACATTTCTTAAATATCTAATGCTGTTCAGACATGAACTGACTGTTTCACTTGTATGTTCCTATTCACGTTTGCTCCACATTTACATACGAACATGTAACCAAACAAACTGTTACGCTGATGACACTCTGctctgtcagccaatcagagagccaGGATTcacagctgtctgtctctgtccagGTGTTGGAGTCCCAGCTGTTGTTCATCAGAGACAGTCTGAAGCTTATTTCTAAACTCTATCGCCACGGCAACCACTCCTCCGTTGCCT
The genomic region above belongs to Thunnus albacares chromosome 17, fThuAlb1.1, whole genome shotgun sequence and contains:
- the LOC122967790 gene encoding interferon a3-like, with translation MLFMFFVLCSALTPALCCDWLDQRFSHVNNKCLTHLKLMGDPLTEEESPVPFPYDLYQSTRNTQVLESQLLFIRDSLKLISKLYRHGNHSSVAWNTDKTEHFLMNIHRQTKELNNCLPVKKKVNVTLRKYYKRLTKSTLDRTGGGTAYWELIRMETKRHLDQLEMLVSIITSRRRSAASPH
- the rdm1 gene encoding RAD52 motif-containing protein 1; amino-acid sequence: MEVQVDILEFQVPVENNKTLFVWDIQPSHTQADIYNSLHSVFSSFGPLYLVKVCPNAPLSPAGFYALIKFYSAAQASKAQRQTDGRSLFQSSPLKVRLSSKQTPHFLSDGSRPLSHARCLELANHCLGFTGWTSDIITLKELTNDEEEEKEGEEDGGVRRRLRFGCLLQLCFPHHRQTTRGAAVVEDSFTCTGPDVLIQKRCKLQRLVREKALVQAFTTVLLILLGDGKVMVEVKQTSDQFLPEQTEGVLQVNKLSWTDCPPDEDEDEEWDLTVS